From the Hymenobacter yonginensis genome, one window contains:
- a CDS encoding amidohydrolase, with amino-acid sequence MKRLLSVLALTLPLAASAQTTALDARIAKLAAQQEKQVIAWRRDLHEHPELGNQETRTAGIIAAELKRLGLEVQTGVARTGVVGILRGGKPGPVVALRADMDGLPVTESPTLPFASKARTQYNGQEVGVMHACGHDTHVAMLLGAANVLSEMKKDLSGTVKFIFQPAEEGSLPSVTGGAKLMVQEGVLDNPKVDAIFGVHINAQTEVGTLKYRPEGTMASSDVFTIKVKGKSAHGAYPWLAVDPVVTAAQIVVGLQTIISRQTELTQDAAVLTVGMVHGGVRNNIIPEQVELTGTIRTLNKEMQQQIWAAVRRTATNIAESAGATAEVDIVNYAPVTFNEVRLTEQMLPTLRRVAGPEHVVLQKAVTGAEDFAYYQEKVPGFFLFVGGMPKGKDAATTAPHHTPGFFIDESGLTLGVRTLAALAADYLTMKK; translated from the coding sequence ATGAAGCGTCTGCTTTCCGTACTTGCCCTCACGCTGCCCCTGGCCGCGTCGGCCCAAACCACCGCCCTCGATGCCCGCATTGCCAAGCTGGCCGCCCAGCAGGAAAAGCAGGTGATTGCCTGGCGGCGCGACCTGCACGAACACCCCGAGCTGGGCAACCAGGAAACCCGCACGGCCGGCATCATTGCGGCGGAGCTGAAGCGGCTGGGCCTAGAAGTGCAGACCGGCGTGGCCCGCACCGGCGTGGTAGGCATCCTGCGCGGCGGCAAGCCCGGCCCCGTGGTAGCTTTGCGCGCCGACATGGACGGCCTGCCCGTGACGGAAAGCCCCACGCTGCCCTTCGCCTCCAAAGCCCGCACCCAGTACAACGGCCAGGAAGTGGGCGTGATGCACGCCTGCGGCCACGACACCCACGTGGCCATGCTGCTGGGCGCCGCCAACGTGCTCAGTGAGATGAAGAAAGACCTCAGCGGCACCGTGAAGTTCATCTTCCAGCCCGCCGAGGAAGGCTCCCTGCCCAGCGTGACGGGCGGCGCCAAGCTGATGGTGCAGGAAGGCGTGCTCGACAACCCTAAGGTCGACGCCATCTTCGGCGTGCACATCAACGCCCAGACCGAAGTGGGCACCCTCAAGTACCGCCCCGAGGGAACCATGGCCTCGTCGGATGTATTTACCATCAAGGTGAAAGGCAAGTCGGCGCACGGGGCGTATCCGTGGCTGGCCGTGGACCCCGTGGTGACGGCCGCGCAGATTGTAGTGGGTTTGCAGACCATCATCAGCCGCCAGACCGAGCTGACGCAGGACGCGGCTGTGCTGACCGTAGGCATGGTGCACGGCGGGGTGCGCAACAACATCATCCCGGAGCAGGTGGAGCTGACTGGCACCATTCGCACCCTCAACAAGGAAATGCAGCAGCAGATCTGGGCCGCTGTGCGCCGCACGGCCACCAACATTGCCGAAAGCGCCGGCGCCACCGCCGAGGTTGACATCGTGAACTACGCGCCCGTGACCTTCAACGAAGTGCGCCTCACCGAGCAGATGCTGCCCACCCTGCGCCGCGTGGCCGGCCCCGAGCACGTGGTGCTGCAGAAGGCCGTCACCGGTGCCGAGGACTTCGCCTACTACCAGGAGAAAGTGCCCGGCTTCTTCCTGTTTGTGGGCGGCATGCCCAAAGGCAAGGACGCCGCTACCACCGCCCCGCACCATACACCCGGCTTTTTCATCGACGAAAGCGGCCTCACCCTCGGCGTCCGCACCCTCGCCGCCCTTGCCGCCGACTATCTAACCATGAAAAAGTGA
- a CDS encoding SDR family NAD(P)-dependent oxidoreductase — protein MPTALITGASRGIGRAFAAELARRGYNLLLVARSAAQLEEVAAELRQQFKVQAAVLAQDLAAPHAVETVAEWAGSQTQELAVLVNNAGYGLWGRFEDLALEEQQNMLQLNMHVPVALTHRLLPTLRRQPRAYILNVASTAAYQAVPTLTLYAASKAFLLSFSRGLRYELRDTSVSVTCLSPGATTTDFADRAGMSAGLQETANKVSMTPAQVAQAGIEAMLSGEAELIPGALNKISSKLTGLVPKSLTEKIAAGIYEKHLK, from the coding sequence ATGCCTACTGCTCTCATTACTGGCGCTTCCCGCGGCATCGGCCGTGCTTTTGCCGCCGAGCTGGCTCGCCGCGGCTACAACCTGTTGCTGGTGGCCCGCTCGGCGGCGCAGCTGGAAGAAGTGGCCGCCGAACTGCGGCAGCAGTTCAAGGTGCAGGCCGCCGTGCTGGCCCAGGACCTGGCCGCGCCGCACGCCGTGGAAACTGTGGCAGAGTGGGCCGGCAGCCAGACGCAGGAGCTGGCTGTGCTGGTCAACAATGCCGGCTACGGGTTGTGGGGGCGGTTTGAGGACCTGGCCCTGGAAGAGCAACAGAACATGCTGCAGCTGAACATGCACGTGCCGGTGGCCCTCACGCACCGCCTGCTGCCGACGCTGCGCCGGCAGCCCCGGGCCTACATTCTGAACGTAGCCAGTACCGCCGCCTACCAAGCCGTGCCCACGCTCACGCTCTACGCCGCCAGCAAGGCGTTTCTGCTGAGCTTCTCCCGCGGCCTGCGCTACGAGCTGCGCGACACCAGCGTGTCGGTCACCTGCCTGAGCCCCGGCGCCACCACCACCGACTTCGCCGACCGCGCCGGCATGAGCGCCGGCCTGCAGGAAACCGCCAACAAGGTATCCATGACGCCCGCGCAGGTGGCCCAGGCCGGCATTGAGGCCATGCTCTCCGGTGAGGCCGAGCTGATTCCGGGCGCCCTGAACAAGATTTCCTCGAAGCTCACCGGCCTCGTGCCCAAGTCGCTGACCGAGAAGATTGCGGCCGGCATCTACGAAAAGCACCTGAAGTAA
- a CDS encoding ATP-grasp domain-containing protein: protein MNIALVTCETLAQYAAPNVDDEDNLLTRHLRAQGHHVEPRIWSNSAVDWLSYDAVVLKSPWDYFDRVQEFYAWLDRLDALGVRLLNPVATVRWNADKKYLLDMQQAGVRIVPTHWLTKDTVFDAESVFAALGTERLVVKPAVSGGAKNTFDLTLPEALRRAPELTELLRHEDFLAQPFQPEIQTEGEWSLIYLGGEFSHCVLKTPKAGDFRVQHYLGGRIEPQEAPTHLRATADQIVRDFAKNCLYARVDGVDANGELLLMELELIEPFLYLASDEHSLTRYSQALARMSAD from the coding sequence ATGAATATCGCCCTCGTCACCTGCGAAACTCTGGCGCAATACGCGGCTCCCAACGTCGATGATGAAGACAACCTGCTCACGCGCCACCTGCGGGCGCAGGGCCACCACGTAGAGCCGCGCATCTGGAGCAACTCCGCAGTGGACTGGCTGAGCTACGACGCCGTGGTGCTCAAGTCGCCGTGGGACTATTTCGACCGGGTGCAGGAGTTTTACGCCTGGCTGGACCGGCTGGACGCGCTGGGCGTGCGCCTGCTCAACCCCGTGGCCACCGTGCGCTGGAACGCCGACAAGAAGTACCTGCTCGATATGCAGCAGGCCGGCGTGCGCATCGTACCCACGCACTGGCTCACGAAAGACACCGTTTTCGATGCTGAAAGCGTGTTTGCGGCCCTCGGCACCGAGCGGCTGGTGGTGAAGCCGGCCGTGAGCGGCGGCGCCAAAAATACCTTCGACCTCACGCTGCCGGAAGCCCTGCGCCGCGCGCCGGAGCTCACCGAGCTGCTGCGCCACGAGGACTTTCTGGCCCAGCCCTTCCAGCCCGAAATTCAGACCGAGGGCGAATGGTCGCTCATCTACCTGGGCGGCGAGTTCAGCCACTGCGTGCTGAAAACCCCCAAAGCCGGCGACTTTCGGGTGCAGCACTACCTCGGCGGCCGCATCGAGCCCCAAGAGGCGCCCACCCACCTGCGCGCCACCGCCGACCAGATCGTGCGTGACTTCGCCAAAAACTGCCTCTACGCCCGCGTGGACGGCGTAGACGCCAACGGCGAGCTGCTGCTCATGGAGCTGGAGCTTATCGAGCCCTTCCTCTACCTGGCCTCCGACGAGCACAGCCTCACCCGCTACAGCCAGGCCTTAGCACGGATGTCAGCGGATTAG
- a CDS encoding methylated-DNA--[protein]-cysteine S-methyltransferase translates to MIDTQAYLSTPLGCLRLQGSDAGLAAVEFLEANAAPAPTPPAAVATPLREAYRQLQAYFGRELRDFQLTYDVQQGTDFQRRVWAALPAVGYGRTASYLDLARQLGNPGAVRAVGAANGQNPLGLVWPCHRIIGAGGQLTGYAGGLWRKKWLLEFEQPTVQTALF, encoded by the coding sequence ATGATTGACACGCAGGCCTATCTTTCCACGCCGCTCGGCTGCCTGCGCCTGCAGGGCTCTGATGCCGGCCTGGCCGCCGTAGAATTTCTGGAGGCAAACGCCGCGCCGGCCCCTACGCCCCCGGCCGCCGTGGCCACACCGCTGCGCGAAGCCTACCGCCAGCTCCAGGCCTACTTCGGCCGCGAGCTGCGTGACTTCCAACTCACCTACGACGTGCAGCAAGGCACCGACTTCCAGCGGCGGGTGTGGGCGGCCCTGCCGGCCGTGGGCTACGGCCGCACGGCCTCCTACCTGGATCTGGCCCGGCAGCTCGGCAACCCCGGCGCCGTGCGGGCCGTGGGGGCGGCCAATGGCCAGAACCCTTTGGGGCTGGTGTGGCCCTGCCACCGCATCATCGGGGCGGGCGGGCAGCTCACGGGCTACGCCGGCGGCCTCTGGCGCAAGAAGTGGCTGTTGGAGTTCGAGCAGCCCACCGTGCAAACGGCGCTGTTTTAG
- a CDS encoding alpha/beta hydrolase has protein sequence MSFSRRWLYLPALLVLPLLLGLANEYATARPSRRTQNVAYVPASDPAFDTERHRLDVYTPKKKAAAPYPVVVFIHGGSWNSGNKNFYSFIGRRLAKQGVVAVVINYRLAPAVQVPQMADDCARAVAWTAQHIAEYGGDPQRLFLMGHSAGAGLAALLAADNRLLARHGWPQNPVKGVLLDDPAGLDMYDYLQKQEYPGDAQYLVPFGKDPVVWREVSAMYHVTAQTPPMRLFIGGETYPSISSSSRKFVSKLQGLGQQPELTVLPGKKHAPMVLQLYFQHNIIYQELLKFIGA, from the coding sequence ATGTCTTTTTCCCGCCGCTGGCTCTATCTGCCGGCTCTGCTGGTGCTGCCCCTGCTGTTAGGTTTGGCCAACGAATACGCCACCGCCCGCCCCAGCCGCCGCACCCAAAACGTGGCCTACGTGCCCGCCTCCGACCCTGCTTTCGACACCGAGCGTCACCGCCTCGATGTATATACGCCCAAGAAGAAAGCTGCGGCGCCGTATCCGGTGGTGGTGTTCATCCATGGCGGCAGCTGGAACAGCGGTAACAAGAACTTCTACTCCTTTATTGGGCGGCGGCTGGCCAAGCAGGGCGTGGTGGCCGTGGTCATCAACTACCGCTTGGCTCCGGCCGTGCAGGTGCCCCAGATGGCCGATGACTGCGCCCGCGCCGTGGCCTGGACCGCGCAGCACATTGCCGAGTACGGCGGTGACCCCCAGCGCCTGTTCCTGATGGGCCACTCGGCCGGTGCCGGCCTGGCCGCACTACTGGCCGCCGACAACCGCCTGCTGGCCCGCCACGGCTGGCCTCAGAACCCCGTCAAAGGCGTCCTGCTCGATGACCCTGCCGGCCTCGATATGTACGACTACCTGCAGAAGCAGGAGTACCCCGGTGACGCCCAGTACCTGGTGCCGTTCGGCAAGGATCCGGTCGTGTGGCGCGAGGTGTCGGCCATGTACCACGTCACGGCCCAGACGCCGCCCATGCGGCTGTTCATCGGCGGCGAAACGTATCCGTCCATCAGCAGTAGCAGCCGCAAGTTCGTGAGCAAGCTGCAGGGCCTGGGCCAGCAGCCAGAACTGACCGTGCTGCCCGGCAAAAAACACGCCCCCATGGTGCTGCAACTCTACTTCCAGCACAACATCATCTATCAGGAGCTGCTGAAGTTTATAGGGGCTTAG
- a CDS encoding M4 family metallopeptidase, producing the protein MLNKYSTATLLLLGGLTTSALAQDFSRVQAKTLNDDGTPYLVQFRADGNAYKLQEAGTLLREQLQLTADDQLLPAKSEADQLGFVHEKFQQYYKGIKVEHATYSVHARQGQVASISGQFEKIRGLNATPSLTAADALQRALSFVGASKYMWQDAREEAGLKQQENNPNATYLPQGELVVVRTERTSNPLLAGKPVLAWKFNIYAQAPVSRAYVYVNAHTGDVVAQDKIIKHAAATATFATAYSGTRSIANSTATGGYNLREATRGLGIETYNCKKGNSYTAAVDFIDADNNWTAAEYNNANFDNAAGDAHFGAQATYDYWKLVHNRNSYDNAGAKIKSYVHFDDVPGGAGYENAYWNGSVMTYGDGASTFKPLTSLDVCAHEIGHAICEKTANLTYQNESGAMNEGFSDIWGACVEARAASTFGLTGKSTFLIGEEIMKAGGALRSMSNPNQYGQPDTYKGTNWRATTTSPTQANDYGGVHTNSGVLNFWFYLLSQGGSGTNDIGSAYSVTGVGIDAAAKIAYRTESVYLTASSTYANARAGAISAATDLYGAGSAQVTAVTNAWYAVGVGAAAGGGTTPPPTTVTYCASKGTSVAYEWIDYVKLGTIARTSAADAGYYNGTATSTSIAAGSSQTISFSAGFASTAYTENWKIYIDYNQNGLFTDAGELVVSGSSASTGTLTGTFTVPATAKNGATRLRVIMSDNSATTSCNSYSYGETEDYTVTITGGAAIAGVTTGGGSSMGLTQGATARGLELYPNPATDVVRISMPDNAPLVSVTLTDLRGAKVTGVQVEGDQLNVSALAKGIYTLTATDGQKVFHQRFIKQ; encoded by the coding sequence ATGCTCAACAAGTACTCTACGGCAACACTCTTGCTGCTTGGTGGCCTTACCACATCGGCACTGGCTCAGGACTTTTCCCGGGTGCAGGCTAAAACCCTCAACGATGACGGCACGCCCTACCTGGTGCAGTTCCGCGCCGATGGCAACGCCTACAAGCTGCAGGAAGCCGGCACCCTGCTGCGCGAGCAGCTCCAGCTGACCGCCGACGACCAGCTGCTGCCCGCCAAATCGGAAGCCGATCAGTTGGGCTTCGTGCACGAGAAATTCCAGCAGTACTACAAAGGCATCAAGGTAGAGCACGCCACCTACTCGGTGCACGCCCGCCAGGGCCAAGTGGCCAGCATCAGCGGCCAGTTTGAGAAGATCCGCGGCCTGAACGCCACGCCTTCCCTCACGGCGGCCGACGCGCTGCAGCGCGCCCTCTCGTTTGTGGGAGCCAGCAAATACATGTGGCAGGATGCCCGCGAGGAAGCCGGCCTGAAGCAGCAGGAAAACAACCCCAACGCCACGTACCTGCCTCAGGGCGAACTGGTGGTGGTGCGCACCGAGCGCACCAGCAATCCGCTGCTGGCCGGTAAGCCCGTACTGGCCTGGAAATTCAACATCTACGCTCAGGCTCCAGTTAGCCGCGCGTACGTGTATGTGAATGCCCACACCGGCGACGTAGTAGCCCAGGACAAAATCATCAAGCACGCGGCGGCTACGGCTACGTTTGCTACTGCCTACAGCGGCACCCGCTCCATTGCCAACAGCACCGCCACCGGCGGCTACAACCTGCGCGAAGCCACCCGTGGCCTCGGCATCGAAACCTACAACTGCAAGAAAGGCAACAGCTACACCGCGGCCGTTGACTTCATCGACGCCGACAACAACTGGACGGCTGCCGAATACAACAACGCCAACTTCGACAATGCCGCTGGCGACGCCCACTTCGGCGCTCAGGCCACCTACGATTACTGGAAGCTGGTGCACAACCGCAACTCCTACGATAACGCCGGTGCTAAAATCAAGAGCTACGTGCACTTCGATGACGTGCCAGGCGGCGCGGGCTACGAAAACGCCTATTGGAATGGCTCGGTGATGACCTACGGCGACGGGGCCAGCACCTTCAAGCCGCTCACGTCGCTGGACGTGTGCGCCCACGAAATCGGCCACGCCATCTGCGAGAAAACCGCTAACCTGACCTACCAGAACGAGTCGGGCGCCATGAACGAAGGCTTCTCCGATATCTGGGGTGCCTGCGTAGAGGCCCGCGCAGCTTCGACCTTCGGCCTGACCGGCAAGAGTACCTTCCTCATCGGCGAGGAAATCATGAAAGCCGGCGGCGCTCTGCGCTCCATGAGCAACCCCAACCAGTACGGCCAACCTGACACCTACAAAGGCACCAACTGGCGCGCCACCACCACCAGCCCTACTCAGGCCAACGACTATGGTGGAGTGCACACCAACTCGGGTGTGCTCAACTTCTGGTTCTACCTGCTGAGCCAGGGTGGCTCGGGCACCAACGACATCGGCAGCGCTTACTCGGTAACGGGTGTGGGCATCGATGCCGCCGCCAAAATTGCCTACCGCACCGAAAGTGTGTACCTGACGGCTTCGTCGACCTACGCTAACGCCCGCGCCGGCGCCATTTCCGCTGCCACCGACCTGTACGGTGCCGGTTCGGCTCAGGTAACGGCCGTTACCAACGCCTGGTACGCTGTGGGCGTAGGCGCTGCCGCCGGTGGTGGCACTACGCCTCCTCCAACCACGGTTACCTACTGCGCCAGCAAAGGCACCAGCGTAGCCTACGAGTGGATCGACTACGTGAAGCTGGGCACCATCGCCCGCACTTCGGCTGCTGACGCCGGCTACTACAACGGTACTGCTACCAGCACCTCGATTGCCGCTGGCTCGTCGCAGACCATCAGCTTCTCGGCTGGCTTTGCTTCCACGGCGTACACCGAAAACTGGAAGATCTATATCGACTACAACCAGAACGGCCTGTTCACGGACGCCGGCGAACTGGTAGTATCGGGCTCTTCGGCCAGCACCGGCACGCTCACGGGTACTTTCACGGTTCCGGCTACGGCTAAAAACGGCGCTACCCGTCTGCGCGTCATCATGAGCGACAACTCGGCCACGACCAGCTGCAACAGCTACAGCTACGGCGAAACCGAAGACTACACCGTGACCATCACGGGCGGCGCGGCCATTGCCGGCGTAACCACCGGCGGCGGCAGCAGCATGGGCCTCACGCAGGGCGCCACAGCCCGCGGCCTGGAGCTGTACCCGAACCCTGCTACCGATGTAGTCCGCATCAGCATGCCCGACAACGCTCCGCTGGTATCCGTAACTCTGACTGACCTGCGCGGCGCCAAAGTAACCGGCGTGCAGGTGGAAGGCGACCAACTGAACGTATCGGCACTGGCCAAGGGCATATACACCCTCACCGCCACCGACGGCCAGAAAGTGTTCCACCAGCGCTTCATCAAGCAATAG
- a CDS encoding SDR family oxidoreductase: protein MHSPAFSATYSSRWRLDGQLAIVTGASKGIGAAVAAELLNLGATVLAVARQAPDLETQVADWRAQNLAAYAIAADVSTADGRQQVLEAAGRLGPALHILVNNVGTNIRKPTIEYSPTEYQHLLATNLESVFGLCQGAYPLLQAAGGASIVNVSSVAGLTHVRTGSIYGMTKAAMNQLGRNLAAEWAPAGIRVNTVAPWYIRTPLAETVLRNPEYLEQVLSRTPARRVGEPEEVAAAVAFLCLPAASYITGQTLSVDGGFSVNGF from the coding sequence ATGCATTCCCCCGCTTTTTCCGCTACATATTCCTCCCGCTGGCGCCTCGATGGCCAGCTGGCCATCGTCACGGGCGCCTCCAAAGGCATTGGCGCCGCCGTGGCGGCCGAGCTGCTGAACCTGGGCGCCACCGTGCTGGCCGTAGCCCGCCAGGCGCCCGACCTGGAAACCCAGGTGGCCGACTGGCGCGCCCAGAACCTGGCCGCCTACGCCATAGCCGCCGATGTGAGCACTGCCGACGGCCGGCAGCAGGTGCTGGAGGCCGCGGGCCGGCTTGGGCCTGCCCTGCACATTCTGGTGAACAACGTGGGCACCAACATCCGCAAGCCCACCATCGAATACAGCCCCACCGAGTACCAGCACCTGCTGGCCACCAACCTGGAGTCGGTGTTTGGGCTGTGCCAAGGCGCGTATCCGCTGCTGCAGGCGGCGGGCGGCGCCAGCATCGTGAATGTGTCGTCGGTGGCGGGGCTCACGCACGTACGCACCGGCTCCATCTACGGCATGACCAAAGCCGCCATGAACCAGCTGGGCCGCAACCTGGCCGCCGAGTGGGCCCCAGCCGGCATCCGGGTGAATACGGTGGCGCCGTGGTACATCCGCACCCCGCTGGCCGAAACCGTGCTGCGCAACCCCGAGTACCTGGAGCAGGTGCTGAGCCGCACGCCGGCCCGCCGCGTGGGCGAGCCGGAAGAAGTGGCCGCCGCCGTGGCGTTTCTGTGTCTGCCCGCCGCCAGCTACATCACCGGCCAGACCCTGAGCGTGGACGGTGGCTTCAGCGTGAATGGTTTCTGA
- a CDS encoding tetratricopeptide repeat protein: MKYPFYAALGLLTLLAAPAHAQRKVKVKGDAAVALSAANRLQPLFGGATPAQAEALLGAGYVEKVAGSFASREEASRFLSGKGYEYLSEGLTDTAAFRFNLAWLLDAKNPDVYRGLGIVASRQPTPDQAIALLTQGLALAPTNALMLSDLGSSHLIRYEQTKKKKDLTTATDLLQRALTASPDNAIAWQQMARVHYLQEDYAKAWEAVHKGQALSMTSIDFDFLSELMTKMPDPQGKFK, translated from the coding sequence ATGAAATACCCTTTCTACGCAGCCCTGGGGCTGCTTACGCTACTGGCCGCTCCTGCCCACGCCCAGCGCAAAGTCAAAGTTAAAGGCGACGCCGCCGTGGCACTGAGTGCGGCCAATCGCCTGCAGCCGCTGTTCGGCGGCGCCACCCCGGCCCAGGCCGAGGCCCTGCTGGGCGCCGGCTACGTGGAGAAAGTGGCCGGCAGCTTTGCTTCCCGCGAAGAAGCCAGCCGCTTCCTGTCGGGCAAGGGCTACGAGTATCTCTCGGAAGGCCTCACCGACACGGCCGCGTTCCGGTTCAACCTCGCCTGGCTGCTCGACGCCAAAAACCCCGACGTGTACCGCGGCCTGGGCATCGTGGCCAGCCGCCAGCCCACCCCCGACCAAGCTATTGCCCTGCTCACGCAGGGCTTGGCTTTGGCGCCCACCAACGCCCTTATGCTCAGCGACCTGGGCTCCAGCCACCTAATTCGTTACGAGCAAACCAAGAAGAAGAAAGACCTCACAACCGCCACCGACCTGCTGCAGCGCGCCCTCACCGCCAGCCCCGACAACGCCATTGCCTGGCAGCAAATGGCCCGCGTGCACTACCTGCAGGAAGACTACGCCAAAGCCTGGGAGGCCGTCCACAAAGGCCAGGCCCTGAGCATGACCAGCATCGACTTCGACTTCCTGAGTGAGCTGATGACCAAAATGCCCGACCCGCAGGGGAAGTTTAAGTAA
- a CDS encoding phosphatase PAP2-related protein has protein sequence MPAPTADSAAASPPLRWPEAWRTPGFRARLLLVLVLLLALLAVLPRFFAYIQARPGVVLPDPLLAALPAHDVSGLVFGTIYLSVVTGLWVLLPRPRLLLRALWAYLLLHVCRCLLLWLLPLEPPVGLVLLQDPLVDQLVYAAPAPITKDLFFSGHTATVVLLALAVGRGRLRTVLLAAAAVVGALVLVQHVHYTYDVLAAPLFAWGCYRMAGYLTP, from the coding sequence ATGCCTGCTCCTACCGCCGATTCTGCTGCTGCCTCCCCTCCCCTGCGCTGGCCCGAAGCCTGGCGCACGCCGGGCTTCCGGGCGCGGCTGCTGCTGGTGCTTGTGCTGCTGCTGGCACTGCTGGCAGTGCTGCCGCGCTTCTTCGCCTACATTCAGGCTCGCCCCGGCGTGGTGCTGCCCGACCCGCTGCTGGCCGCCCTGCCCGCCCACGACGTATCGGGGCTGGTGTTCGGGACCATCTACCTGAGCGTGGTGACGGGCTTGTGGGTGCTGCTGCCGCGGCCCCGTCTGCTGCTACGGGCGCTGTGGGCGTATCTGCTGCTGCATGTGTGCCGCTGCCTGCTGCTGTGGCTGCTGCCGCTGGAGCCGCCCGTGGGTTTGGTGCTGCTGCAGGACCCGCTCGTGGATCAGCTGGTATACGCCGCGCCGGCGCCCATCACCAAAGACCTGTTTTTCTCGGGCCACACGGCCACCGTGGTGCTACTGGCGCTGGCCGTGGGCCGAGGCCGGCTGCGCACTGTGTTGCTGGCGGCGGCGGCCGTAGTAGGCGCGCTGGTGCTGGTGCAGCATGTTCACTACACCTACGACGTGTTGGCCGCGCCGCTGTTTGCCTGGGGCTGCTACCGGATGGCTGGGTACCTCACCCCCTAA
- a CDS encoding RICIN domain-containing protein — translation MRHLLFCFVAGLLSTAPALGGSAVSGPAGLPGTPAVAGLAGVGEGTGLTGSYFNNGSLAGTPLLRRVDAVVDFEWKEGIPAPGVRNDNFSVRWEGQVEAPATGRYKFITRSNDGVRLWVNGKQILDNWSGQGTTTITSAEVSLAAGERTTIKVEYYDQEGEATVRLQWVRPGQGPQTVPSVYLYPLEGPGMPVAAPPVAITPPPAPEAKPAVDKAAAKAEARAKADAEATAAAAAKATAKTDAAKAAAAKAAAAKATAAKATAAAKPAAPAKPAVAKAPAPAKPAKAEAPAPEALAKTLGIPGVFTIMGRTDGKPLEVQGEAPVSKEPGLASAPAGAPQWQIEEAGAGFYKLTVQGSRKVMEVLGSSTSNGAPLSLWPYYSGNNQLWKIEDAGDGYYKLTAKHSKKALTAGTEEEGGLQQRRYASKPNQQWKLQAVAQQQQQFAGPPADVPVTGANRLSVYPNPSSGVVQMAYQLGQDQPMGWVLYDQRGSAVRVSDYRRQTAGSHHQTIDFTGLPSGDYNLNLTVGASTTRQMVSIRRPNAGTPEATPEPEAAK, via the coding sequence GTGCGACACTTACTGTTCTGTTTCGTAGCCGGCCTGCTCTCCACGGCCCCAGCGCTGGGCGGATCCGCCGTTTCGGGGCCCGCCGGCTTGCCGGGCACTCCTGCCGTAGCAGGGCTGGCCGGAGTGGGCGAAGGCACGGGCCTCACCGGCTCCTACTTCAACAACGGCTCGCTGGCCGGCACGCCGCTGCTACGGCGCGTAGATGCAGTAGTGGACTTTGAGTGGAAGGAAGGCATTCCGGCCCCCGGAGTACGCAACGACAACTTCTCGGTGCGCTGGGAAGGGCAGGTGGAAGCCCCGGCTACGGGCCGCTACAAGTTCATCACCCGCTCCAACGACGGCGTACGCCTCTGGGTGAACGGCAAGCAGATCCTCGACAACTGGAGCGGGCAAGGCACCACCACCATCACCAGCGCCGAGGTAAGCCTGGCCGCCGGCGAGCGGACGACCATCAAGGTGGAATACTACGACCAGGAAGGTGAGGCCACCGTGCGCCTGCAGTGGGTGCGCCCCGGCCAGGGCCCCCAGACGGTGCCTTCGGTATATCTGTATCCGCTGGAAGGCCCGGGCATGCCGGTAGCGGCGCCGCCGGTGGCCATCACGCCGCCGCCAGCGCCGGAAGCCAAGCCCGCTGTAGACAAAGCTGCTGCTAAGGCTGAGGCCCGCGCCAAAGCCGATGCCGAAGCTACGGCCGCCGCGGCCGCCAAAGCCACCGCCAAAACTGATGCCGCCAAAGCGGCCGCCGCGAAAGCCGCTGCGGCCAAAGCTACTGCCGCCAAAGCTACTGCCGCTGCCAAGCCCGCTGCTCCGGCCAAGCCGGCCGTAGCCAAAGCACCAGCCCCGGCTAAGCCCGCGAAAGCCGAGGCCCCGGCGCCGGAGGCACTGGCTAAGACGCTGGGCATTCCGGGCGTGTTCACCATCATGGGCCGCACCGATGGCAAGCCCCTGGAAGTGCAGGGCGAAGCCCCTGTATCCAAGGAGCCGGGTTTGGCTTCTGCGCCCGCCGGGGCTCCGCAGTGGCAGATTGAGGAAGCCGGGGCCGGTTTCTACAAGCTCACGGTGCAGGGCAGCCGCAAGGTGATGGAGGTGCTGGGCAGCTCCACGTCCAACGGCGCCCCCTTGAGCCTGTGGCCGTATTACAGCGGCAACAACCAGCTCTGGAAAATTGAAGATGCCGGCGACGGCTACTACAAGCTCACTGCCAAGCACAGCAAAAAGGCCCTCACGGCCGGCACCGAGGAAGAAGGCGGCCTGCAGCAGCGCCGCTACGCCAGCAAGCCCAACCAGCAATGGAAGCTGCAGGCCGTGGCGCAGCAGCAACAGCAGTTCGCGGGCCCACCCGCCGACGTGCCCGTGACGGGGGCCAACCGCCTGAGCGTGTACCCCAACCCCTCCAGCGGCGTGGTGCAGATGGCCTACCAGCTCGGCCAGGACCAGCCCATGGGCTGGGTGCTCTACGACCAGCGCGGCTCGGCCGTGCGCGTGTCTGACTACCGCCGCCAGACGGCTGGCTCGCACCACCAGACCATCGACTTCACGGGCCTACCCTCCGGCGACTACAACCTCAACCTGACCGTAGGCGCCTCCACCACCCGCCAGATGGTGAGCATCCGCCGCCCGAATGCAGGTAC